A part of Gossypium hirsutum isolate 1008001.06 chromosome A07, Gossypium_hirsutum_v2.1, whole genome shotgun sequence genomic DNA contains:
- the LOC107953997 gene encoding asparagine--tRNA ligase, cytoplasmic 2 yields MMESQQEPKVTIPPLIPLEYSNRVMLKTILECGDDEIGLFGKTVVVGGWVKSSKEVKREPVVAALKPTTAAEAFPPSPGPKELSCVEVVQSRIPFFKKIIRVFGVSSDSYPGVREKFEPVPKPPPPPPSKFFLQINDGSSISSLMVVIDSAIVPVSASRVLPTGTCILAQGVLEKSSSHGKQTIELKVEKILHIGTVEPDTYPLSRKRLPLDSLRDYPHIRPRTTTVASITRIRDTLDFAAHTFFHNHGFLHVQVPIITTIDSEGFSEKFQVTTSKKWGLGSGADADVRHETVKAEQHIEARDKSKLGTGVKPEVKEDFFGHQSYLSVSGRLHLESYACALGNVYSFGPRFRAEKTGSIKQVAEMWVVEVEMAFSQLKDSMKCAEDCFKFLCKWVLDHCPQDMKFVTKRIDKTIVHRLEYMISISYERISYREAVDILRKVTDKTFETKLRWGVPLTAEHLSYLADDHYKRPVIIYDYPKAVKPFYVRLNDDGKTVATFDMVVPKMGTVITGSQSEERLDMLSARMKEFDLSRDQYEWYQDLRKHGTVKHSGFSLGFDLMVLLMTGLTDVRDVVPFPRTHGKANN; encoded by the exons ATGATGGAGTCTCAACAAGAACCCAAGGTTACAATCCCCCCTTTGATCCCTTTGGAGTACTCGAACCGGGTGATGTTGAAAACGATATTGGAATGTGGTGATGATGAGATAGGGTTGTTTGGTAAGACAGTGGTGGTTGGAGGATGGGTTAAATCTTCTAAGGAAGTTAAAAGGGAGCCCGTGGTGGCGGCATTGAAGCCAACGACGGCGGCTGAAGCCTTCCCTCCTTCTCCGGGCCCTAAAGAACTTAGTTGCGTCGAAGTGGTTCAATCTAGAATCccttttttcaagaaaattataaGAGTTTTCGGTGTTTCTTCTGACAGTTATCCAGGTGTTCGAGAAAAGTTCGAGCCAGTTCCTAAACCGCCGCCGCCGCCACCTTCGAAGTTCTTTCTACAAATTAATGATGGCTCTTCCATTTCAAGTCTTATG GTTGTAATAGATTCAGCTATAGTTCCAGTATCTGCAAGCCGCGTTCTACCTACAGGAACATGTATATTAGCCCAAggtgttttagaaaaatcatcatCACATGGAAAACAAACAATCGAGCTTAAAGTCGAGAAAATTCTTCACATTGGAACAGTCGAACCGGATACATATCCGTTATCAAGAAAAAGATTACCCCTTGATTCTTTAAGGGATTATCCCCATATTCGTCCTAGGACGACTACG GTGGCATCTATAACACGAATCCGCGACACCCTTGATTTCGCGGCCCACACATTCTTCCATAACCATGGTTTTTTGCATGTACAAGTGCCAATAATAACAACTATAGACTCCGAAGGTTTCAGTGAAAAGTTTCAGGTTACAACAAGCAAGAAATGGGGGTTGGGGAGTGGTGCCGATGCCGATGTTCGGCATGAAACTGTTAAGGCTGAACAACATATTGAAGCAAGAGACAAATCCAAACTAGGAACTGGAGTGAAGCCTGAGGTCAAAGAAGATTTCTTTGGTCACCAGAGCTATTTAAGTGTTTCAGGTCGGCTACATTTAGAGAGCTATGCATGTGCTCTTGGGAATGTTTACTCGTTTGGACCGAGATTTCGGGCTGAGAAAACAGGGTCAATCAAACAAGTGGCTGAAATGTGGGTTGTTGAGGTCGAAATGGCATTTTCACAACTAAAG GACTCAATGAAATGTGCAGAGGACTGCTTCAAATTTCTGTGCAAATGGGTATTGGATCACTGTCCACAAGACATGAAGTTTGTCACAAAAAGAATTGACAAGACTATTGTTCACCGTCTTGAATATATGATATCAATTTCTTATGAAAGGATTTCTTATAGAGAGGCAGTAGATATCTTGAGAAAG GTGACAGATAAGACTTTCGAAACAAAACTTCGATGGGGAGTCCCTTTAACAGCTGAACATCTAAG CTACTTGGCTGATGATCACTACAAGAGACCTGTGATTATTTATGATTATCCAAAAGCAGTTAAGCCATTTTATGTACGCTTGAATGATGATGGAAAAACAGTGGCCACTTTTGATATGGTTGTACCCAAG ATGGGAACAGTGATTACGGGTAGCCAAAGTGAAGAGCGGCTTGACATGCTAAGTGCAAG AATGAAGGAATTTGACTTGTCAAGAGATCAGTACGAATGGTACCAAGATCTTCGCAAGCATGGAACAGTCAAGCACTCTGGGTTTAGCCTAGGGTTCGATCTTATGGTTCTTCTTATGACTGGCCTCACTGATGTCAGAGATGTAGTTCCTTTTCCCCGAACTCATGGCAAAGCCAACAACTAA
- the LOC107941908 gene encoding monocopper oxidase-like protein SKU5 → MVSGSPYLQVSFFFFLFVVSSFAGDPYVFYDWTVSYITASPLGDKQQVIGINGQFPGPILNVTTNWNVVVNVKNDLDEALLFTWNGIQHRKNSWQDGVSGTNCPIPAGWNWTYEFQVKDQIGSFFYFPSLNFQRAAGGYGGIIINNRAVIPLPFGMPDGDISIFISDSYTKSHKGLRKDVENGVDLGVPDGILINGYGPYRYDPTLVKDGIVYQIINVEPGKTYRFRVHNVGISTSLNFRIQNHNLLLVETEGSYTIQQNYSNMDIHVGQSYSFLVTMDQNASTDYYIVASPRFVNSSDWSKVNGVAILHYSNSQGPASGPLPILNDYDTYFSMNQARSIRWNISAGAARPNPQGSFKYGDITVTDVYVILNRPVELIDGKKRTTLNGISYLPPSTPLKLAQQFKIPGVYKLDFPNKLMNRPPKLDTSVINGTFKGFMEIIFQNNDTTVQSYHLDGYAFFVVGMDFGVWTENSRSTYNKWDGVARSTTQVFPGAWTAILVSLDNAGIWNLRAQNLDSWYLGQETYVSVVNPEADQSEVLLPENSIYCGILSSLQKDQAQRVNFSGAISISGSSKTVFIMLIIALIGHSFR, encoded by the exons ATGGTATCTGGGTCACCATATTTACaggtttctttcttcttcttcttgtttgtGGTGAGTTCTTTTGCAGGTGACCCTTATGTGTTCTATGATTGGACTGTTTCTTATATCACAGCTTCTCCTCTTGGTGATAAACAACag GTGATTGGGATCAATGGACAGTTTCCTGGACCGATCCTCAACGTCACTACAAACTGGAACGTAGTTGTCAATGTGAAGAACGATCTTGACGAGGCACTTCTGTTTACATG GAATGGTATACAACATAGGAAAAACTCTTGGCAAGATGGAGTTTCTGGGACTAATTGTCCGATTCCTGCCGGTTGGAACTGGACGTACGAGTTTCAAGTCAAAGATCAGATAGGGAGTTTCTTTTACTTCCCTTCTTTAAACTTCCAAAGAGCTGCAGGCGGCTATGGAGGAATCATCATAAACAACCGAGCAGTCATTCCGTTACCCTTTGGGATGCCTGATGGTGATATTAGTATCTTTATTAGTGACTCGTATACTAAGAGTCATAAG GGATTAAGGAAAGATGTTGAGAATGGAGTTGACCTTGGTGTTCCGGATGGTATTCTTATTAATGGATATGGTCCATATCGTTATGATCCGACGCTTGTTAAAGATGGGATTGTTTACCAGATCATAAATGTCGAACCAG GAAAAACGTACCGCTTTAGGGTCCACAACGTCGGAATTTCAACTAGCTTGAATTTCAGAATTCAAAACCATAACCTACTTCTCGTCGAGACTGAAGGATCGTACACGATTCAGCAAAACTACTCGAATATGGATATTCATGTGGGTCAATCGTACTCGTTCTTGGTTACTATGGATCAGAACGCTAGCACTGATTATTACATCGTAGCCAGTCCTCGGTTTGTTAATTCATCCGACTGGTCCAAAGTTAATGGAGTCGCTATCTTACACTACTCTAACTCTCAGGGACCTGCTTCGGGTCCTCTTCCTATTCTTAATGATTATGACACATATTTCTCGATGAATCAAGCACGGTCAATAAG GTGGAACATCTCGGCTGGTGCTGCTCGTCCGAACCCACAAGGATCTTTCAAGTATGGCGATATTACCGTGACAGATGTGTATGTGATTCTCAACAGGCCTGTGGAGCTTATAGATGGAAAAAAGCGTACGACGCTTAATGGTATTTCGTATTTACCACCTTCAACACCTTTAAAGCTTGCTCAGCAGTTCAAGATTCCCGGAGTCTACAAACTTGATTTTCCGAATAAACTGATGAACAGACCGCCCAAACTTGATACATCTGTGATTAATGGCACTTTTAAAGGTTTTATGGAAATAATCTTTCAGAATAATGACACCACAGTTCAAAGCTACCATCTGGATGGCTATGCATTCTTTGTTGTCGG TATGGATTTTGGAGTGTGGACGGAGAACAGCCGAAGCACGTACAACAAATGGGACGGCGTTGCACGTTCTACCACACAG GTCTTTCCCGGAGCCTGGACGGCAATTCTAGTTTCTCTCGACAATGCGGGCATTTGGAATCTCCGAGCTCAAAATCTCGATTCATGGTATCTAGGACAAGAAACCTATGTAAGCGTTGTAAATCCTGA
- the LOC121232152 gene encoding dCTP pyrophosphatase 1, whose amino-acid sequence MTGVQQEGDDQSVSLYLLKQKMADFAKERNWDQFHSPRNLLLAMVGEVGELSEIFQWKGEVPKGLPDWKEDEKVHLGEELSDVLLYLVRLSDICGIDLGKAALRKVELNAIKYPASKNYGTNDDSTAEMCG is encoded by the exons ATGACTGGTGTTCAACAAGAAGGTGATGATCAAAGTGTGAGCCTCTATCTCCTTAAGCAAAAAATGGCTGATTTTGCCAAAGAAAGGAACTGGGATCAGTTCCATAGCCCCAGAAACCTCCTTTTGGCCATG GTAGGTGAAGTAGGGGAACTCTCTGAGATATTTCAATGGAAAGGTGAGGTTCCTAAAGGGTTGCCCGATTGGAAGGAAGATGAAAAAGTTCACCTCGGTGAAGAGCTTTCCGATGTGCTACTTTACCTCGTTAGGCTATCTGATATTTGTGGCATTGATTTGGGGAAAGCTGCTTTGCGTAAAGTTGAACTTAATGCTATCAAGTATCCGGCCTCGAAGAACTACGGCACCAACGACGACAGCACTGCGGAGATGTGTGGTTGA
- the LOC107941907 gene encoding uncharacterized protein At5g48480, translated as MAQQQAQVKFTAVKPQLMVKTPKAVDAVNFYKSAFGAVEAGRSPCCPPPTAEQNLPNILCAQLELAGFSFVVYNDDSAPEKIEGIGNQLCLETDEVEAAISKAVSAGAVVEGEVTEGGGACCGGRVGKIKDPYGYVWLICSPSNKCAPVEA; from the exons ATGGCACAGCAGCAGGCTCAGGTGAAGTTCACGGCGGTGAAGCCACAGTTGATGGTGAAGACGCCAAAGGCAGTTGATGCAGTTAATTTCTACAAGTCCGCTTTTGGCGCCGTCGAAGCAGGCCGATCTCCTTGCTGCCCCCCGCCAACAGCCGAACAGAACCTCCCTAACATCCTCTGCGCTCAGCTTGAGCTCGCCGGATTTTCCTTCGTCGTATATAACGACGACTCCGCTCC AGAGAAAATCGAAGGGATCGGAAATCAACTCTGCCTGGAAACTGATGAAGTGGAAGCCGCCATTTCCAAGGCCGTTAGCGCCGGAGCGGTTGTAGAGGGTGAGGTAACCGAAGGAGGCGGCGCCTGCTGCGGCGGTCGCGTAGGTAAGATTAAGGATCCATACGGATATGTTTGGCTCATCTGCTCTCCCTCCAACAAATGCGCCCCCGTGGAAGCTTAA
- the LOC107953999 gene encoding ylmG homolog protein 1-2, chloroplastic, with translation MILSQTLLLPASINLPPRNVNASIFTSKPSSTPFSLPIKPSNPNTKTPKFTPLASITAPCNNNYQTQTQSPLNDSTRTLKTLFSLTLAATILLSKTIQNLAVATIHRTPTALSTTGTLFFASLKDRPSGYLNTPLTVVAAGLSKWLDIYSGVLMVRVLLSWFPNIPWDRQPLSAIRDLCDPYLNLFRNIIPPIFDTLDVSPLLAFAVLGTLGSILNNSRGMY, from the coding sequence ATGATACTCAGCCAAACCCTTCTTCTTCCAGCTTCAATAAACCTTCCTCCACGAAACGTTAATGCCTCAATCTTCACCTCAAAACCCAGTTCGACTCCCTTTTCTCTCCCCATTAAACCCTCAAACCCCAATACCAAAACCCCCAAATTCACCCCATTAGCTTCCATTACAGCACCCTGCAACAACAACTACCAAACTCAAACTCAGTCCCCACTTAACGATTCAACTCGAACCCTCAAAACTCTTTTCTCCCTAACCCTGGCCGCCACCATTCTCTTGAGCAAAACGATCCAAAATCTCGCCGTGGCAACAATCCACCGAACCCCCACCGCACTATCCACCACGGGCACTCTCTTCTTCGCTTCCTTAAAAGACCGCCCAAGCGGATACCTCAACACGCCGTTGACGGTGGTGGCGGCTGGCTTATCTAAATGGCTCGATATTTACAGTGGGGTTTTGATGGTTCGGGTTTTGCTTAGTTGGTTCCCTAATATACCTTGGGATCGGCAACCACTTTCGGCTATTAGGGATCTTTGTGATCCTTATTTGAATCTGTTTAGGAATATAATTCCACCCATTTTTGATACTCTGGATGTTAGTCCATTGCTGGCTTTTGCTGTGTTGGGTACCCTTGGATCGATTCTTAATAACAGTAGAGgaatgtattga
- the LOC107953996 gene encoding uncharacterized protein: protein MMESMQSKVETWIKDQRAKILKVSWGPLRWRMRWQWPPWNTGGREHRQRLQQEYERRKRQLQELCRAVKVDSVSDLQDILCCMVLSECVYKKPASEMMRAVNKFKADFGGQVVSLERVQPSSDHVPHRYLLAEAGDTLFASFIGTKQYKDVMAGANILQGAIFNEDVDRIEVTEANQGERQKGNGENKSISLGSKPKQIKDRLEPAAHRGFLARAKGIPALELYRLAQKKKRKLVLCGHSLGGAVAALATLAILRVIAESSSSKDSEKVHVKCITFSQPPVGNAALRDYVNRKGWQHYFKSYCIPEDLIPRILSPAYFHHYNAQSSLMSSGVESTSLSTSKNEQGSQKGKTEKLNENEGEQLVIGVGPVQDPLWRLSKLVPLEGVRRQFKKYRLKQVDPIKPSAADSTTAAPIEDVVVGPQFLEIQEGTDGISLKPFADTDNGASDPGSGKLTGKNNGSEDNNRWRRVPSLPSYVPFGQLYLLGNSSVESLSGAEYSKLTSVRSVIVELKERFQSHSMYSYRSRFQRIYNLCMNDSASTFFGMEQVQQFPHLQQWLGLSVAGAVELGHIVESPVIRTATSIVPLGWNGIPGEKSTEQLKVDITGFRLHMCTLVHAQVNGKWCSTTVESFPSARDYSSGNGEPPELQKIRVLVGAPLRRPPKHQTLADSLMIMFPSINLETVNLNKDHDMASSHQEKNVRPEGLSDFFIFCTSDFSTASKEVHVRTRRVRLLGLEGAGKTSLFNAILGKGKLTHITNTENLQVESDFQEGIAGGLCYCDSPGVNLQELAIEASRFKDELWRGIRDLSRKTDLIVLVHNLSHRIPRYNHPDSSEQYPALLPLLDQAKSLGIPWVLAITNKFSVSAHQQRAVINTVIQAYQASPSNTEVVNSCPYVMPGAASTSLRWGVMSENSDGRMGVQKFLSAPIDLVRRPFRRKDTVLPVEGVDSLCHVVHRVLWSHEEASLEELATDRLSMELAREHAMAIDKKDSQAKASALTSAAVGASFGAGVGVVLALVMGAASALRKP from the exons ATGATGGAATCAATGCAGAGCAAAGTAGAGACGTGGATCAAGGACCAAAGAGCTAAGATCCTTAAAGTCTCGTGGGGACCGCTACGGTGGCGGATGAGGTGGCAGTGGCCACCGTGGAACACCGGTGGCAGAGAACACCGTCAGAGGCTCCAACAAGAGTACGAGAGACGGAAGCGACAGCTACAAGAGCTTTGCCGAGCTGTTAAAGTTGATTCCGTCTCCGATTTGCAGGACATTCTTTGTTGCATGGTGCTCTCTGAGTGTGTTTACAAG AAACCTGCTAGTGAGATGATGCGAGCTGTAAACAAATTTAAAGCTGATTTTGGAGGACAGGTTGTTTCTCTAGAACGTGTGCAACCTTCGTCAGATCATGTTCCACACAG GTATCTGTTGGCAGAAGCTGGTGATACGCTATTTGCTTCCTTCATTGGAACCAAACAGTATAA AGATGTCATGGCTGGTGCAAACATACTGCAAGGTGCTATATTTAATGAGGATGTTGACCGGATTGAAGTAACTGAAGCCAACCAAGGTGAAAGACAAAAAGGAAATGGGGAAAACAAGTCCATTTCATTGGGGTCAAAACCTAAGCAGATTAAAGATAGGCTTGAACCTGCCGCCCATCGG GGTTTCTTAGCTCGTGCCAAAGGCATACCTGCTTTGGAGTTGTACAGGCTGGCTCAGAAAAAGAAGCGAAAACTTGTATTATGTGGACATTCACTTGGTGGAGCA GTAGCAGCATTGGCTACCCTTGCCATTTTGAGGGTCATTGCTGAATCATCTTCATCAAAAGATAGTGAAAAGGTTCATGTCAAGTGTATCACATTTTCCCAGCCTCCAGTAGGAAATGCAGCCCTAAGGGA TTATGTTAATAGAAAAGGTTGGCAACACTATTTCAAGAGTTACTGCATTCCTGAAGATCTTATACCACGTATCCTTTCACCTGCTTATTTTCATCACTATAATGCACAAAGTTCACTTATGTCCTCTGGTGTGGAAAGTACCAGTTTGTCGACATCAAAGAATGAACAAGGTTCACAGAAAGGAAAGACAGAAAAGCTAAATGAGAATGAAGGGGAGCAATTGGTTATAGGTGTAGGCCCTGTCCAGGATCCCCTTTGGAGACTTTCAAAACTTGTTCCACTAGAAGGTGTTAGGAGACAATTTAAAAAATACAGACTAAAGCAAGTTGATCCCATAAAACCATCTGCAGCTGACTCTACAACTGCTGCTCCAATTGAGGATGTAGTTGTTGGACCACAGTTTCTTGAAATTCAAGAGGGCACTGATGGCATATCTCTTAAACCATTTGCTGACACTGATAATGGTGCATCAGACCCAGGATCTGGCAAGTTAACGGGAAAAAACAATGGTAGTGAGGACAACAATAGATGGCGTAGGGTGCCTTCCTTACCTTCATATGTTCCATTTGGACAG CTCTATCTCTTGGGCAATTCATCAGTTGAATCACTCTCAGGTGCAGAGTACTCAAAGTTGACATCG GTCAGATCTGTGATTGTTGAATTAAAGGAGCGATTTCAATCTCATTCAATGTATTCGTATAGGTCTCGATTTCAAAG AATTTATAACTTGTGCATGAATGATAGTGCTTCAACTTTCTTTGGAATGGAGCAAGTGCAACAGTTCCCACATCTGCAACAATGGCTTGGGTTGTCAGTTGCAGGTGCTGTAGAGCTTGGGCATATTGTTGAGTCTCCTGTTATTCGCACGGCTACTTCCATTGTGCCTCTTGGTTGGAATGGTATTCCTGGCGAGAAGAGTACAGAACAATTGAAGGTTGATATTACTGGATTCAGGTTGCATATGTGCACTCTGGTTCATGCTCAAGTAAATGGCAAATG GTGTTCAACTACCGTGGAATCATTTCCTTCGGCACGAGACTACTCATCTGGGAATGGGGAACCACCCGAATTACAAAAAATAAGAGTCTTAGTAGGAGCTCCCTTGAGGCGACCTCCTAAGCATCAGACACTAGCTGATTCTTTGATGATCATGTTCCCTTCAATTAATTTAGAGACAGTTAATCTCAATAAAGATCATGATATGGCATCATCTCATCAAGAAAAAAACGTAAGGCCAGAAGGCTTGAGTGACTTTTTCATTTTCTGTACTAGTGATTTTTCAACTGCATCAAAGGAGGTTCATGTTAGAACTCGCAGGGTGCGACTTCTTGGTCTGGAG GGTGCTGGTAAAACCTCTCTTTTCAATGCAATATTGGGTAAAGGCAAATTGACTCATATTACCAACACTGAAAATCTACAAGTGGAATCTGATTTTCAAGAAGGTATTGCTGGCGGTTTATGCTATTGTGATTCACCTGGTGTAAACTTGCAG GAGCTGGCCATAGAAGCTTCTCGGTTCAAAGATGAACTATGGAGGGGAATCCGTGACCTTAGTAGAAAGACCGATTTAATTGTTCTTGTGCATAACCTATCCCATAGGATACCTCGATACAATCATCCAGATTCATCTGAGCAATATCCAGCCCTTTTGCCACTATTAGATCAGGCAAAATCACTTGGAATACCTTGGGTCCTTGCAATAACTAACAAATTTTCTGTAAGTGCACATCAACAGAGAGCTGTGATTAATACAGTTATTCAGGCATATCAAGCATCTCCAAGTAACACTGAAGTTGTCAATTCCTGTCCATACGTGATGCCTGGTGCTGCTAGTACTTCATTGCGTTGGGGTGTAATGAGTGAAAATTCTGATGGGAGAATGGGTGTTCAGAAGTTTCTATCTGCTCCAATTGACCTTGTTCGCCGGCCTTTCCGAAGGAAAGATACTGTTTTGCCTGTGGAGGGGGTTGATTCCCTTTGCCATGTTGTCCACCGTGTTCTTTGGAGCCACGAAGAGGCTTCCCTGGAG GAGCTTGCTACAGATAGGCTTTCAATGGAGTTGGCACGAGAACATGCTATGGCAATAGATAAGAAAGATTCTCAAGCCAAGGCATCAGCTTTGACATCTGCCGCTGTAGGTGCCTCATTCGGGGCTGGTGTGGGCGTTGTCTTGGCTCTTGTCATGGGTGCAGCATCCGCATTGAGGAAACCTTGA